A window from Anser cygnoides isolate HZ-2024a breed goose chromosome 1, Taihu_goose_T2T_genome, whole genome shotgun sequence encodes these proteins:
- the F7 gene encoding coagulation factor VII, producing the protein MVSRQCVALLLCFPLLIPLSLDAVFLKREEANGVLQRHRRANSFFEEIKLGSLERECMEEKCSFEEAREIYRDDERTKEFWHIYSDPNQCDSSPCQNGGSCDDQFQDYVCRCPVEYEGKSCEKAVAEKLKCIYDNGGCEQYCADEQSKKRVCFCADDYTLASDGVSCIPQVKYPCGKIPVLAKKNATADGRIVGGFICPPGECPWQALIIQNQKEKCGGTLLSPEWVVTAAHCLEHTHVKELRVRLGEHSINDDEKTEQESGVTNIIMHEGYKYGQVNNDIALLKLETPVNLTDYVVPICLPEKRFAVYELSSIKFSTVSGWGRLLDGGATSSVLMRVDLPRVKTQECEKQTDLNITENMFCAGDLTGTKDSCKGDSGGPHATKYKNTWFLTGIVSWGKGCAVEGTYGVYTRVSKYIDWLKKSMDS; encoded by the exons ATGGTTTCCAGGCAGTGCGTGGctttgcttctctgctttccGCTGCTGATTCCACTTTCTCTGGATGCAG tctttttaaaGCGGGAAGAGGCAAATGGCGTTTTACAAAGGCACCGAAGAGCCAATAGCTTCTTCGAAGAGATAAAGCTGGGGTCACTAGAGCGAGAATGCATGGAAGAGAAGTGTTCCTTTGAGGAAGCGAGAGAGATCTACCGTGATGATGAGAGGACA aaagagTTCTGGCACATCTATTCCG ACCCCAACCAGTGTGACTCCAGTCCCTGTCAGAACGGCGGGAGCTGTGATGACCAGTTTCAGGATTACGTTTGCCGCTGTCCTGTGGAGTACGAAGGCAAAAGCTGTGAAAAAG CTGTGGCTGAGAAGCTGAAGTGCATTTACGACAACGGCGGCTGTGAGCAGTATTGTGCCGATGAGCAGTCCAAAAAACGAGTGTGCTTCTGCGCAGATGATTACACTTTAGCGAGTGATGGTGTGTCCTGCATTCCCCAAG tgaaatacCCATGTGGAAAAATACCAGTGCTGGCAAAAAAGAATGCAACTGCAGATGGGAGAATAGTAGGTGGTTTCATCTGTCCTCCAGGTGAATGTCCATGGCAA GCCCTTATAATAcagaatcaaaaagaaaaatgtggcgGTACCCTGCTTTCCCCAGAGTGGGTGGTCACTGCAGCTCATTGTTTGGAGCACACCCATGTTAAAGAGCTTCGAGTGAGACTGG GTGAACACTCAATAAATGACGATGAGAAAACTGAGCAAGAAAGTGGAGTTACCAATATAATCATGCACGAAGGATACAAGTACGGACAAGTCAATAATGACATTGCCCTCCTGAAACTGGAAACACCTGTGAATCTCACTGATTACGTGGTGCCAATATGTTTGCCTGAAAAACGGTTTGCAGTGTATGAGCTGTCCTCCATCAAGTTCTCCACAGTGAGCGGATGGGGACGTCTACTAGATGGAGGTGCTACTTCTTCTGTCCTGATGAGAGTTGATTTGCCACGTGTAAAGACACAAGAATGTGAGAAGCAGACCGACTTAAATATTACAGAGAATATGTTCTGTGCAGGAGACCTGACTGGCACTAAAGACTCCTGCAAGGGAGACAGCGGTGGACCTCATGCTACGAAGTACAAGAACACTTGGTTTCTGACTGGGATTGTGAGCTGGGGAAAGGGCTGTGCTGTTGAAGGCACCTATGGGGTTTATACAAGGGTATCCAAATACATTGACTGGTTGAAGAAGTCCATGGATTCATAA
- the F10 gene encoding coagulation factor X: MAGRLLLLLLCAALADELRAEGGVFIKKESADKFLERARRANSFLEEMKQGNIERECNEERCSKEEAREAFEDQEKTEEFWNVYVDGNQCSSNPCHYGGHCKDGIGSYTCSCLDGYQGKNCEFVIPKYCKINNGDCEQFCSIKKSVQKDVMCSCAKGYVLAEDGKHCVSSVKYPCGKVFVKRKKRSVILPTESSNVTSEQDGPFPNGTSLEEDIVTTTESPTLPPRNGSSIKTPYVDTRIVGGDECHLGECPWQAVLINENGEEFCGGTILNENFILTAAHCMNQSKEIKVVVGEVDREKEEQSETMHTVERILVHSKYIAETYDNDIALIKLKEPIVLSKYIIPACLPEADFANEVLMNQRSGMVSGFGREFEGGRLSKKLKVLEVPYVDRNTCKQSTNFVITENMFCAGYDTEQKDACQGDSGGPHVTRYKDTYFVTGIVSWGEGCAKKGKYGVYTKLSRFLRWVRTVMRQNL, encoded by the exons ATGGCCGGCcgcctgctgctcctcctgctctgcgcGGCGCTGGCGGACGAGCTCCGTGCTGAAGGAGGAG TATTCATCAAGAAAGAAAGTGCTGACAAGTTCTTGGAAAGAGCAAGACGTGCTAACTCTTTTTTGGAGGAAATGAAGCAAGGCAATATTGAAAGAGAATGCAATGAGGAGCGCTGCTCTAAAgaagaggcaagagaagcctttGAAGACCAGGAGAAAACT GAGGAATTCTGGAACGTCTATGTAG atggCAACCAGTGTAGCTCAAATCCTTGTCACTATGGTGGACATTGTAAAGATGGAATTGGTTCCTACACTTGCTCCTGTTTGGATGGTTATCAAGGCAAGAACTGTGAATTTG TCATACCAAAgtactgcaaaataaacaacGGTGACTGTGAGCAGTTCTGCAGCATCAAAAAAAGTGTGCAGAAGGATGTTATGTGTTCCTGTGCAAAAGGATATGTTCTAGCAGAAGATGGAAAACACTGTGTTTCATCAG TAAAATATCCTTGTGGAAAAgtttttgtgaaaagaaaaaaaaggtctgttATTTTACCCACTGAGAGTAGCAATGTAACTAGTGAACAAGATGGCCCCTTCCCAAATGGAACAAGTCTGGAGGAGGACATTGTTACTACCACAGAAAGCCCAACCCTCCCTCCTCGCAACGGATCGAGTATCAAGACTCCATATGTCGATACCAGGATAGTAGGTGGTGACGAGTGTCATCTTGGTGAATGTCCATGGCAG GCTGTTCTGATCAATGAGAACGGGGAAGAGTTTTGTGGCGGAactattttgaatgaaaatttcATCCTTACTGCAGCTCATTGCATGAACCAATCCAAAGAGATCAAAGTTGTTGTTG GTGAAGTGGatagagaaaaggaagaacagtCTGAAACGATGCATACTGTGGAAAGAATACTTGTTCACTCTAAATACATCGCCGAGACTTACGATAATGACATAGCCCTGATAAAGCTGAAGGAACCTATAGTACTTTCTAAGTACATTATCCCAGCGTGCCTCCCAGAAGCAGACTTTGCTAATGAAGTTCTGATGAACCAAAGGTCTGGGATGGTTAGTGGCTTCGGGCGTGAATTTGAAGGTGGAAGACTTTCCAAAAAACTTAAAGTGCTTGAAGTCCCCTATGTTGATAGGAACACTTGCAAGCAATCCACTAACTTTGTGATAACAGAGAACATGTTCTGTGCTGGTTATGATACAGAGCAAAAAGATGCTTGTCAAGGAGACAGTGGAGGCCCCCATGTAACCAGATACAAGGATACTTACTTTGTTACTGGAATTGTTAGCTGGGGAGAAGGATGTGCAAAGAAGGGCAAATACGGTGTCTATACCAAACTGTCCAGGTTCTTACGCTGGGTAAGAACAGTCATGAGACAAAATTTGTAA